One genomic window of Bacteroidota bacterium includes the following:
- a CDS encoding aminotransferase class I/II-fold pyridoxal phosphate-dependent enzyme, producing the protein MQVLDLEARLSERVRSVPPSGIRRFFEIAGTMGDVDPPLVSLGIGEPDFVSPQPVIDAAKASLDAGRTGYTANAGLPELRDAISEEIDRLYGVSYDPGSEILVSVGVSEAMQLAMLALLGPGDEVLIPEPCFVSYGPTAKFAGAEVVYVPTRAEHDFQVTAEDIESRITPRTKLLFLGYPNNPTGAVLRRETLEAIAEVVVRHDLLVLSDEIYDRLVYGEAYSEGHTCLPSIPSLRDRTVLLGGFSKGYAMTGWRIGYCCAPPDILKAIYKCHQYVVMSAPTMGQIGAVAAIRECQPHVEEMRQAYDARRRVIVDGLRAAGLPTFEPEGAFYAFPDITSTGLSSEDFAQRLLQEEHVACVPGDAFGPSGTGYLRCSYATSLENVTEAVRRIGAFAERARAE; encoded by the coding sequence ATGCAAGTCCTCGACCTCGAAGCCCGCCTCTCGGAGCGCGTGCGCTCCGTCCCACCCTCCGGCATCCGCCGCTTCTTCGAGATCGCGGGGACGATGGGAGACGTGGACCCGCCCCTCGTCTCGCTCGGCATCGGCGAGCCCGACTTCGTCTCCCCGCAGCCGGTGATCGACGCGGCGAAGGCGTCGCTCGACGCGGGCCGGACGGGCTACACGGCGAACGCCGGACTGCCCGAACTGCGCGATGCGATCAGCGAGGAGATCGACCGGCTCTACGGGGTGAGCTACGACCCCGGCAGCGAGATCCTTGTCTCGGTCGGGGTGAGCGAGGCGATGCAGCTTGCGATGCTGGCCCTGCTCGGACCGGGCGACGAGGTCCTGATCCCCGAGCCCTGCTTCGTGAGCTACGGCCCGACGGCCAAGTTCGCCGGGGCCGAGGTGGTCTACGTCCCGACGCGCGCCGAGCACGACTTCCAGGTCACCGCCGAGGACATCGAGAGCCGCATCACGCCGCGCACGAAGCTGCTCTTCCTCGGCTACCCCAACAACCCGACCGGGGCCGTGCTGCGCCGCGAGACGCTGGAAGCGATCGCCGAGGTCGTCGTCCGGCACGACCTCCTCGTGCTCTCGGACGAGATCTACGACCGGCTCGTCTACGGCGAGGCCTACAGCGAGGGCCACACCTGCCTGCCGTCGATTCCGTCGCTGCGGGACCGGACGGTTCTGCTCGGCGGGTTCTCGAAGGGCTACGCGATGACGGGCTGGCGGATCGGCTATTGCTGCGCGCCGCCGGACATCCTGAAGGCGATCTACAAGTGCCACCAGTACGTCGTCATGAGCGCGCCGACGATGGGGCAGATCGGAGCCGTCGCCGCGATCCGAGAGTGTCAACCGCACGTCGAAGAGATGCGCCAGGCTTACGACGCCCGCCGCCGCGTGATCGTGGACGGCCTCCGCGCCGCCGGCCTGCCGACGTTCGAGCCGGAGGGCGCGTTCTACGCCTTCCCCGACATCACCTCGACCGGCCTCTCGTCGGAGGACTTCGCGCAGCGGCTCTTGCAGGAGGAGCACGTCGCCTGCGTCCCCGGCGACGCCTTCGGCCCGAGCGGGACGGGCTACCTCCGCTGCTCGTACGCGACGAGCCTGGAGAACGTCACCGAGGCCGTCCGCCGCATCGGCGCCTTCGCCGAGCGCGCCCGCGCCGAGTAA